One region of Daphnia pulicaria isolate SC F1-1A chromosome 7, SC_F0-13Bv2, whole genome shotgun sequence genomic DNA includes:
- the LOC124349294 gene encoding uncharacterized protein LOC124349294, with protein MEVTYYLFCCFLMMLMYSGMDGVQTGHLLLLPQPLGAIKNGGIGRPLMRNDQPNGIYLKSDQRRPLATLRNRYYPLPHRRLQQQQQQQQLKQQGFIIRNSNGRHPPRPAPVSNNNHLGAFAGGNNNPGTFHHAKRQQQQQQQQQPLKQHLNHQFQTVNMPTNIPYPHNKQPTSNHQRQNGQIQLVRQPDPATILPGVKSPPEESDPSKVMSDDGQNFLKMELDGNDYLTYLYLGMNETRLAGGEEQHPTASASAGDQQMTHPPSKDDDDIIIGSPTTINFDPYLSRTNQSFRSKSSGDQPFPQVSGDHDRQQTMTANIITSLDEDWLPIASPWDKYGNKSEPKLQ; from the exons ATGGAAGTGACTTACTACCTCTTCTGCTGCTTCCTTATGATG CTGATGTATTCCGGAATGGATGGAGTCCAGACTGGtcatttgttgctgctgcctcAGCCTCTCGGAGCCATTAAGAACGGCGGAATTGGCAGGCCTTTGATGAGAAACGATCAACCCAATGGGATTTATCTCAAGTCTGATCAACGTCGGCCACTAGCAACCCTTCGGAATCGTTATTATCCTCTACCGCACCGCCGtctccagcaacaacagcaacagcaacaactcaAACAACAAGGTTTCATAATACGAAATTCCAACGGACGCCACCCACCTCGTCCGGCTCCCGTTTCCAACAACAATCATCTCGGTG CTTTCGCGGGCGGTAATAATAATCCCGGGACATTCCATCACGCCAAacggcagcaacagcagcagcagcagcagcagccgttgAAACAACATCTCAACCATCAATTTCAGACCGTAAATATGCCCACAAACATTCCCTATCCGCACAATAAACAACCAACCAGCAATCATCAGCGACAAAACGGCCAAATTCAATTGGTTAG gcAACCAGATCCTGCGACGATTCTTCCTGGCGTGAAATCTCCTCCGGAAGAATCCGATCCGTCAAAGGTGATGTCGGACGATGGCcaaaattttctgaaaatggAATTGGACGGGAACGATTACCTGACGTACTTGTACCTGGGGATGAACGAAACGCGACTGGCAGGAGGAGAAGAACAACACCCGACGGCGTCGGCCAGCGCTGGCGACCAGCAAATGACTCATCCGCCGTCGAAAGACGATGACGACATCATTATCGGATCGCCGACCACGATCAATTTCGATCCGTATCTTTCGCGAACTAACCAATCGTTCAGGTCCAAATCGTCCGGCGACCAACCATTTCCGCAGGTGAGCGGAGATCATGACCGCCAGCAAACGATGACGGCCAACATCATCACGTCGCTGGACGAGGATTGGCTGCCCATCGCATCGCCTTGGGACAAATACGGGAATAAATCAGAGCCCAAATTGCAATGA
- the LOC124349308 gene encoding uncharacterized protein LOC124349308 gives MMNFYSALAILLVLTTLANGQGYLPLGKLRKSPPEAMNGQSNDVYEEMDRSRKVSQLPGGMAILYASAPIFSPTSKDPEGKDEVYQILPEAEAVQQGVNSRRLLEDALIEMGFPLEELTEFKNGRVRKIYSKNANGQNKEDESSLTTSGASTDDAEAILAALAGPLPYIRRGAWGKK, from the exons ATG ATGAATTTTTACTCCGCATTGGCAATTCTTTTGGTGCTAACGACGCTGGCCAATGGACAAGGATATTTACCTCTAGGAAAACTAAG gAAGAGTCCACCGGAGGCGATGAATGGGCAGAGCAATGACGTTTACGAAGAGATGGACCGATCGAGAAAAGTTTCACAGCTTCCCGGCGGAATGGCAATCCTCTACGCTTCGGCTCCCATTTTCTCGCCGACCAGCAAAGATCCCGAAGGCAAAGACGAAGTTTATCAGATTCTACCCGAAGCTGAAGCTGTCCAGCAAGGCGTCAATAGTCGCCG tttgctGGAAGACGCTTTGATCGAGATGGGATTCCCGCTGGAAGAGCTTACCGAATTCAAAAACGGCCGCGTCAGGAAAATCTATTCGAAAAACGCCAACGGCCAGaataaagaagatgaaagTAGTCTCACCACATCAGGTGCATCAACCGACGATGCCGAAGCTATTCTAGCGGCCCTAGCTGGACCTTTGCCCTACATCCGTCGCGGCGCTTGgggtaaaaaatga